The Thermoplasma acidophilum DSM 1728 genome includes a window with the following:
- the purS gene encoding phosphoribosylformylglycinamidine synthase subunit PurS yields MKFRVEIRYKEGVEDPEAVTILKNFNILGYKGIRDVRTSKVYYIDADDRDEVSEITSKILANPVIHTYTIEAIEGSSH; encoded by the coding sequence ATGAAGTTTCGAGTTGAAATAAGGTACAAGGAAGGAGTTGAGGATCCTGAGGCTGTGACTATCCTCAAAAACTTTAATATTCTTGGATACAAGGGAATAAGGGACGTCAGGACATCAAAGGTTTACTATATAGATGCTGACGATAGAGACGAAGTTTCCGAGATAACCAGCAAAATACTTGCAAATCCCGTCATACACACATATACCATAGAAGCGATTGAAGGGTCATCTCATTAA
- a CDS encoding glycosyltransferase family 2 protein, whose amino-acid sequence MTEAGASIVVTVKNEGKNLRELLESIEKNDFTNFETVVVDDLSTDDTEDIVKSYRFTVYKRIACSRGEGRNIGVDLSRYGYILFTDGDAKVSEHWISGMVSALAAGNDAVIGNTLYTGKRRYMQERVKIFLEGIEVTAPSVNLAYRKDRFRQLGGFDPKFVTAEDIDLNIRAVKAGFRFATCDSCVVYAKVRENLASFLRQAYWNGYGRYQLEMKHPGITRNTRVRLGHNFFDFLHMVSGAAGYLSARISEGKQGR is encoded by the coding sequence ATGACTGAAGCCGGCGCATCGATCGTCGTTACGGTGAAGAATGAAGGAAAAAACCTCCGGGAACTTCTCGAGAGCATTGAGAAAAATGATTTTACCAATTTTGAAACGGTAGTTGTGGATGATCTCAGCACCGATGATACCGAGGATATAGTGAAGAGCTACCGTTTCACGGTTTACAAGAGGATCGCATGCTCAAGGGGAGAGGGCAGAAACATAGGGGTTGATCTCTCCCGATACGGGTATATTCTCTTTACGGACGGTGATGCAAAGGTATCCGAACACTGGATATCCGGCATGGTATCGGCGCTGGCCGCAGGCAACGATGCAGTAATAGGAAACACCCTTTATACAGGAAAGAGAAGGTACATGCAGGAACGTGTCAAGATCTTTCTTGAAGGAATAGAGGTCACTGCACCATCCGTAAACCTTGCATACCGTAAGGATCGATTCCGGCAGCTGGGGGGCTTCGATCCTAAGTTCGTAACTGCTGAGGATATCGATCTCAATATAAGGGCAGTGAAGGCGGGGTTCAGGTTTGCAACCTGCGATTCATGCGTCGTGTATGCGAAGGTGAGGGAAAATCTGGCATCGTTCCTGAGGCAGGCCTACTGGAACGGATATGGGCGGTATCAGCTGGAGATGAAGCATCCAGGTATAACCAGGAACACAAGAGTAAGGCTCGGCCATAATTTCTTTGATTTTCTCCATATGGTCTCTGGTGCAGCCGGGTATCTATCGGCCAGGATCTCGGAAGGAAAACAAGGCCGGTGA
- a CDS encoding DUF2070 family protein produces MYTEKQRSIDDLSTFVRKSISPKYFIAPLIAIGLIDYYFIRDITTTLLIVPGTFLISILLDLFFTKISKIVFPVKRNVYLNFVSLVIWNVFFWILILTHAFRSYDSSLLLAISSTTLFRFLIFYVFYPADGIKDLIPSMNYVYSMLIIFILIFRSQYLLIVPFIISSLVYALAAYFLIRRATAKFVKKYKSSPSKILEFFLNSGKRLESNISVKHFFDRIYSHERKIPVKLVEVRRMDGSIKVSMIFPYIHPGPFGVLGSSNLPERLSTRLPELGDLMVFHTTTSNDNNCRGDQDIDNIAEAIRSAHQKLVFTERMARPRKVAAGKFVIYVERFGNFGLGAIVPEKTAFDDVALEEGLKIIAHMKKIGADDFAVIDAQNNFRKKAPELKNASPTIKAFEREFLRDEPKYETRIGYARVYEDVPGLASMGIQAAVLQTGDRYDAVVLTDSNNITTDLIERVRSRLSDTVSSVEIYTTDNHYVNASVLDVFPLGSRGDADRIADLIALAVKRAKADVEPVKVGMATDYATVKMGEKNNFQTLISTVFSAVRTAKFTAIYTIPTTIATTFLIFRFI; encoded by the coding sequence TTGTACACAGAAAAACAGAGATCAATAGATGATCTTTCGACATTTGTGAGGAAATCCATATCGCCGAAATACTTTATCGCACCGTTGATAGCGATAGGTCTGATAGACTATTATTTTATAAGGGATATAACCACCACACTCCTGATCGTTCCGGGCACCTTTTTAATTTCCATTCTGCTTGATTTGTTTTTCACAAAGATATCGAAGATAGTATTCCCGGTTAAGAGGAATGTGTATCTAAACTTCGTGTCGCTCGTCATATGGAATGTTTTCTTCTGGATACTCATACTGACACACGCGTTCAGATCCTATGATTCTTCACTTTTACTTGCGATTTCGTCAACTACGCTGTTCAGGTTTCTGATATTCTACGTATTCTACCCTGCGGACGGAATAAAGGATCTGATCCCTTCCATGAACTATGTTTATTCGATGCTCATCATATTTATACTGATCTTCAGATCGCAGTATCTGCTCATCGTACCGTTCATAATATCGTCGCTTGTTTATGCCCTTGCAGCTTATTTCCTGATAAGAAGGGCCACGGCCAAGTTCGTGAAGAAATACAAATCGTCACCATCCAAAATACTGGAGTTCTTCCTGAACTCCGGTAAGAGGTTGGAATCGAATATATCGGTAAAGCACTTTTTTGACAGGATCTACAGCCATGAGCGCAAGATTCCTGTTAAGCTAGTGGAAGTAAGGAGGATGGATGGTAGCATAAAGGTGAGCATGATATTTCCATACATTCACCCCGGACCATTCGGAGTTCTTGGGAGCAGCAACCTGCCTGAAAGACTCAGCACCAGGCTTCCGGAGCTGGGGGATCTGATGGTTTTCCACACAACAACCAGCAACGATAACAATTGCAGGGGAGACCAGGATATCGACAATATAGCCGAAGCTATAAGGTCTGCCCACCAGAAGCTGGTCTTCACCGAAAGGATGGCCAGGCCAAGGAAGGTTGCGGCCGGGAAATTTGTCATATACGTAGAGAGGTTCGGTAATTTTGGCCTTGGCGCAATAGTGCCAGAGAAAACAGCCTTTGATGATGTTGCCCTAGAGGAAGGGTTGAAGATAATTGCGCACATGAAAAAGATTGGGGCTGACGACTTTGCAGTGATCGATGCACAGAATAATTTCAGGAAGAAGGCCCCAGAGCTCAAGAACGCCTCACCAACGATAAAGGCATTCGAAAGGGAATTTTTGAGGGACGAGCCAAAGTACGAGACCAGAATAGGATATGCCAGAGTTTATGAGGATGTTCCCGGGCTTGCATCAATGGGAATACAGGCGGCAGTTCTGCAGACAGGCGATAGGTACGATGCAGTGGTTCTCACCGATTCGAACAATATAACAACCGATCTCATAGAGAGGGTAAGATCAAGATTATCGGATACGGTATCAAGCGTAGAAATATACACCACCGATAATCACTACGTCAATGCCAGCGTACTCGACGTCTTCCCACTCGGATCCAGGGGGGATGCTGATAGGATAGCGGATCTCATTGCGCTGGCAGTTAAGAGAGCAAAGGCCGATGTGGAACCTGTAAAGGTAGGCATGGCCACGGATTATGCCACCGTGAAAATGGGAGAAAAGAACAACTTCCAGACACTCATATCTACGGTATTTTCCGCGGTTCGTACGGCCAAGTTCACAGCGATATACACCATACCGACAACGATCGCAACAACGTTCCTGATTTTCAGATTTATATGA
- a CDS encoding aminopeptidase P family protein: MDVERVFEYAREVDTLLIYNASESARDPTFTYVTQTTNGIFEGSALIVGKNGTTIVTSQLEEQAARATGLDVRIFKNSTDFQNILRELLRDVNTVGLNYQSLSLSSYKMLLRIVPDKEFLDVSASILEARKIKQAEELKKIREAAKIGSEVLPDVLDSLKEGMTEYEVASKIVYLMMKNGASGPSFDTIVAFGQNAAMPHYSPGQAKLKRGDFVLMDYGARYMGYCSDITRTVVFGKATEEQKEMYNTVKEAQAAGMKAIREGANGKDVDAAARNIIDSTKYKGRFIHSLGHGVGLEVHDHPALSPTMDFPLKANMVVTVEPGIYVPGYGGVRIEDDVVVTKEGYEKITSAPTYELIEVS; the protein is encoded by the coding sequence ATGGATGTAGAGAGAGTTTTCGAATACGCAAGAGAGGTCGACACACTTCTTATATACAATGCCTCGGAGAGCGCAAGGGATCCGACGTTTACCTATGTGACGCAAACGACAAACGGCATATTTGAAGGTTCTGCACTTATCGTTGGAAAAAATGGCACGACCATAGTGACATCACAACTTGAGGAACAGGCTGCTAGGGCCACAGGCCTGGATGTAAGAATATTCAAGAATTCCACAGACTTTCAGAATATCCTCAGGGAATTGCTCAGAGACGTGAATACGGTTGGATTGAACTATCAATCACTCTCACTGTCATCGTATAAGATGCTTCTGAGGATAGTACCTGATAAGGAATTCCTTGATGTATCGGCAAGCATACTTGAGGCGAGGAAGATAAAACAGGCCGAGGAACTGAAGAAAATAAGAGAGGCAGCAAAAATAGGCAGTGAGGTGCTGCCAGATGTTTTGGATAGCCTGAAAGAGGGCATGACCGAATACGAGGTTGCATCGAAGATCGTTTACCTGATGATGAAGAATGGAGCCTCAGGCCCGTCATTCGATACGATAGTTGCATTCGGACAGAATGCGGCCATGCCTCACTATTCACCCGGACAGGCAAAGCTGAAGAGGGGCGATTTCGTCCTAATGGACTACGGAGCCAGGTACATGGGATACTGCTCGGATATAACCAGGACGGTGGTATTCGGAAAGGCTACGGAAGAACAGAAGGAGATGTACAATACTGTCAAGGAGGCACAGGCTGCCGGAATGAAGGCCATAAGGGAAGGAGCGAACGGCAAGGATGTGGATGCTGCAGCCAGAAATATAATAGATTCCACAAAATACAAGGGGCGCTTCATTCATTCCCTGGGCCATGGAGTCGGCCTCGAGGTTCATGATCATCCAGCACTTTCCCCGACGATGGACTTCCCGCTTAAGGCAAACATGGTTGTTACCGTTGAGCCCGGTATATATGTTCCAGGATACGGCGGAGTGAGGATCGAAGACGACGTTGTTGTGACGAAGGAAGGGTACGAAAAGATAACCAGTGCGCCAACATACGAACTGATAGAAGTATCATGA
- a CDS encoding NifB/NifX family molybdenum-iron cluster-binding protein, with product MKFAVAVSGDRVNGPGESEEVQIYETDGGNVRLIEKYSNPALNATAARGVFMLKSALDHGANALVLSEIGSPGFNFIKNKMDVYIVPEMPVADALKLILEGKVSPATAPTHDHGHHH from the coding sequence ATGAAATTCGCAGTAGCAGTTTCAGGAGACAGGGTCAATGGCCCCGGAGAGTCAGAGGAAGTTCAGATATATGAGACGGATGGAGGAAACGTGAGATTGATAGAGAAATACAGCAATCCAGCCCTGAATGCAACAGCGGCGCGCGGCGTATTCATGCTGAAGTCCGCCCTGGATCATGGGGCAAACGCTCTGGTCTTAAGCGAAATAGGATCACCCGGCTTCAATTTCATAAAGAATAAAATGGACGTATACATTGTGCCGGAAATGCCAGTTGCTGATGCCCTTAAGCTGATACTCGAAGGCAAGGTCAGCCCTGCAACCGCTCCGACGCACGATCATGGACACCATCACTGA
- a CDS encoding tRNA-binding protein, with protein MIDFETGSDYGGRWMKTKDLIDYGTFSKVDMRVGKIVDVQDFPEARKPAYRIRIYFGEDIGYRNSSAQITNYTKEELIGMNIIAVVNFPPKQVANFISEVLVLGAITDKGVRLIQADSLSRPGDYIA; from the coding sequence GTGATCGATTTCGAAACCGGCTCCGATTATGGAGGTCGATGGATGAAGACAAAGGATCTGATAGATTATGGGACCTTTTCCAAAGTGGACATGAGAGTCGGAAAGATAGTGGATGTGCAGGACTTTCCTGAAGCAAGGAAACCGGCATACAGGATCCGCATATATTTCGGCGAGGATATCGGATACAGGAATTCGTCAGCCCAGATCACAAATTACACGAAGGAAGAACTGATCGGCATGAACATAATAGCCGTTGTAAACTTTCCGCCTAAACAGGTTGCTAATTTTATATCAGAAGTGCTTGTATTGGGCGCCATCACCGATAAAGGCGTTCGACTCATACAGGCCGATTCGCTCTCCAGACCTGGAGACTATATTGCATGA
- a CDS encoding alpha/beta fold hydrolase produces MIEISEEKVLAKSLTENPLGDPAVRDVNIIKVNATERSPVIIGLAGFTGSGRSFLNRTYTSMDFLTALKEIDEKRSDLGFIIVLPDVMTGLYGNQYLNSSAVGNYEDFIVKDIVGIIRERFGERPMGVFGKSSGGFGSYTLAVRHPDIFSGFIDVSGDSAFEYVYIPDFPDTYKEIRRQGLYRWFDEIHRKLSLQNQDIKVANIVAMSAFYSPDPGSPMGISLPFDIETGELIESVWNRWLKFDPARNIADYMDVLRDMAIFLQVGAKDEFHTDIGIGTMHRKLEQENVVHFYEVYDSGHFGIDYFYLKSLPLLIELIEQ; encoded by the coding sequence TTGATAGAGATTTCTGAGGAAAAAGTATTGGCGAAGAGCCTTACTGAAAATCCACTTGGAGATCCCGCAGTCAGAGATGTTAACATCATCAAGGTGAATGCAACTGAGAGATCGCCCGTTATAATAGGACTCGCTGGCTTCACCGGATCTGGGAGAAGTTTTCTGAACAGAACATACACGAGCATGGATTTTCTTACGGCGCTGAAGGAAATTGATGAAAAGCGATCAGACCTTGGCTTCATCATTGTTCTTCCAGACGTGATGACAGGGCTATATGGGAATCAGTACCTCAACTCCAGCGCGGTCGGGAACTACGAAGATTTCATAGTTAAGGACATTGTAGGCATCATAAGGGAGAGGTTCGGAGAGAGGCCGATGGGTGTATTCGGAAAATCGTCAGGTGGCTTCGGATCCTACACACTGGCGGTCAGGCATCCCGACATCTTCTCGGGCTTCATAGATGTTTCAGGCGACTCTGCGTTCGAATACGTGTACATTCCTGATTTTCCGGACACCTACAAGGAGATACGAAGGCAGGGCCTGTACAGGTGGTTTGATGAGATTCACAGAAAGTTATCGCTTCAGAACCAGGATATAAAGGTGGCCAACATAGTGGCGATGTCGGCATTTTACAGCCCTGATCCAGGATCGCCCATGGGCATAAGCCTCCCCTTTGACATTGAAACGGGCGAACTCATAGAATCCGTGTGGAACAGATGGCTGAAATTTGATCCTGCAAGGAATATTGCGGATTACATGGACGTGCTCAGAGATATGGCCATCTTTCTTCAAGTCGGTGCAAAGGATGAATTTCACACTGACATAGGTATCGGTACAATGCACAGGAAGCTCGAACAGGAGAACGTTGTGCACTTCTATGAGGTATATGACAGCGGGCATTTCGGGATCGATTACTTCTACCTTAAATCCCTACCGTTGCTGATCGAGCTGATAGAGCAGTGA
- a CDS encoding 30S ribosomal protein S8e, whose amino-acid sequence MTIFQGKSGKKATGGSLKQSRKKRRFELGREPTLTKLGTKTERKVIRTMGGNTKVILFTAETANVYDASEKKIKKAKIITVKANPANSHYVQRNIINKGTVIATEIGDAVVTSRPGQDGVINAKLLK is encoded by the coding sequence ATGACGATATTTCAGGGTAAATCTGGTAAGAAAGCTACCGGCGGAAGCCTAAAGCAGTCCCGCAAGAAGAGAAGATTTGAGCTCGGAAGAGAGCCGACGCTGACGAAACTGGGAACAAAGACAGAGCGCAAGGTAATTCGCACAATGGGCGGAAATACAAAGGTTATACTTTTCACCGCAGAGACTGCCAATGTTTACGATGCATCAGAGAAGAAGATCAAGAAGGCGAAGATCATAACAGTGAAGGCGAATCCGGCCAACAGCCACTATGTGCAGAGGAACATAATAAATAAGGGTACGGTCATAGCCACGGAAATAGGGGACGCAGTAGTCACGTCCAGGCCCGGGCAGGACGGCGTCATAAACGCAAAGCTGCTGAAGTAA
- a CDS encoding plasma-membrane proton-efflux P-type ATPase, with protein MDMASQKVDIDQILKEVNSGKSGLTEEEAQRRLSQYGYNEIQEKKESRIVKFLKKFWAPVPWMLEATIVITLLLDKLLDTYIIAFLLVFNAAVGFFQESKAENAVELLKQKLSVKARVERSGVWKQVEARVLVPGDVIDIRLGDVVPADSVILSGSLEIDESALTGESVAVTKDTGDIAYSGSVVRRGEALAIVYKTGSATYFGKTTSLVQSAGSKSHIESLIFNIVRDLIVIDVLLVIITAVYSYFIHIPIPTIIPFVLVLLIASIPVALPATFTIAMAYGALDISKKGALVTRLSAIEDAASMDVLCSDKTGTITKNHLTVSDPLPLNATREDLIRYAAYASEMASDDPIDKAILEYAKNANLLPDLSLRSSFLPFDPSTKRTEATIKVEGKTLRVAKGAPQIISELCGMRYEDIMDKVIEIAKRGYRVIAVGAGENSMHLVGLIPLYDPPRDDSRKLISDLKNLGVSVKMVTGDNAPIAEEIANQVGIEGQVCSLHGNQKISDECGIYAEVFPEDKFKIVRSLQEAGHVTGMTGDGVNDAPALKQAEVGIAVSNATDIAKASASIVLTHEGISDIVEAVKEGRKIFQRMLTYTMNKIVKTIQVVIFLTASFFAVRYFVTTPFDIILLLFANDFVTMSIATDNVRYSNRPEKWNVKALIVTSGLIAALLVVEGFIILYLGIYLHFSKDMIHTLIFDMLVFSGLFNVFMVRERRRFWHSRPSRYLLVSIAGDIVGISLISTFGILVTGIPFYSVLIVLGFAFAWMAVLDTIKNYLFRIYGL; from the coding sequence ATGGATATGGCGTCCCAGAAGGTGGATATCGATCAGATCCTGAAGGAAGTTAATTCCGGAAAATCCGGACTGACCGAAGAGGAAGCCCAAAGGAGATTATCCCAGTATGGGTATAACGAGATACAGGAGAAGAAAGAGAGCCGCATTGTTAAATTTCTCAAAAAGTTCTGGGCGCCTGTACCGTGGATGCTTGAAGCCACAATAGTCATAACTCTCCTGCTTGACAAATTGCTGGATACTTATATAATAGCATTTCTTCTCGTCTTCAATGCAGCTGTAGGCTTCTTTCAGGAGTCTAAGGCGGAGAACGCAGTAGAACTCCTGAAACAGAAGCTTAGCGTGAAGGCCAGAGTAGAGCGTTCCGGCGTATGGAAACAGGTTGAGGCGCGTGTTCTTGTACCCGGAGATGTAATAGACATACGCCTTGGAGATGTGGTTCCTGCTGATTCCGTAATATTATCCGGCAGTCTGGAGATAGATGAGTCCGCACTCACAGGTGAGAGCGTTGCTGTTACGAAGGATACTGGGGATATAGCTTACTCGGGCTCGGTGGTGAGGCGCGGAGAAGCCCTAGCCATAGTCTATAAAACCGGATCAGCAACCTATTTCGGAAAAACAACCAGCCTGGTGCAGTCAGCTGGATCAAAATCACATATTGAATCGCTGATATTCAATATAGTCCGGGATCTCATAGTGATCGATGTCCTGCTCGTCATAATAACTGCGGTCTATTCCTATTTCATTCACATACCCATACCTACCATAATTCCCTTCGTACTTGTTCTGCTCATAGCCTCTATACCAGTTGCGCTCCCAGCAACATTTACCATTGCAATGGCCTACGGTGCTCTCGACATTTCAAAGAAGGGGGCCCTTGTTACGAGACTCAGCGCAATTGAAGACGCAGCATCCATGGATGTCCTGTGCTCGGACAAGACTGGAACCATCACCAAGAACCATCTCACCGTATCTGATCCACTCCCACTCAATGCGACCAGAGAGGATCTGATAAGGTACGCGGCATACGCCTCAGAAATGGCGAGTGATGATCCTATCGATAAGGCCATTCTAGAATACGCAAAAAATGCGAATCTATTGCCTGATCTTTCTCTTCGATCCAGTTTCTTACCATTTGATCCATCGACGAAGAGGACCGAGGCCACGATCAAGGTGGAGGGCAAAACACTGAGGGTGGCCAAGGGAGCGCCGCAGATAATAAGCGAACTCTGTGGAATGAGATACGAGGATATAATGGACAAAGTCATCGAAATAGCAAAGAGAGGCTACCGCGTAATTGCCGTGGGAGCTGGGGAGAATAGCATGCACCTTGTCGGGCTTATACCTCTCTACGATCCTCCCAGAGATGATTCCAGAAAGCTGATCTCGGATCTGAAAAATCTCGGTGTCTCAGTTAAAATGGTTACAGGGGACAATGCACCCATTGCGGAGGAGATAGCTAACCAGGTTGGGATCGAAGGCCAGGTCTGCAGCCTCCATGGGAATCAGAAAATTTCCGATGAGTGCGGGATATATGCTGAGGTATTTCCTGAAGATAAATTCAAAATCGTGAGATCCCTTCAAGAAGCGGGGCATGTGACCGGAATGACCGGTGACGGCGTAAATGATGCACCCGCTCTAAAACAGGCTGAAGTTGGGATAGCGGTCAGCAATGCAACGGATATTGCCAAGGCATCAGCAAGCATAGTGCTCACGCATGAGGGTATATCTGATATCGTTGAAGCTGTGAAGGAGGGCCGTAAGATCTTCCAGAGGATGCTCACATACACGATGAACAAGATAGTGAAGACGATACAGGTCGTCATCTTTCTGACAGCTTCATTCTTTGCAGTACGCTACTTTGTAACAACACCGTTTGACATCATACTGCTCCTATTCGCCAATGATTTCGTCACGATGTCCATCGCAACAGATAACGTAAGATACTCCAACAGACCTGAGAAATGGAACGTGAAGGCACTGATCGTTACTTCCGGCCTGATAGCAGCACTGCTCGTTGTTGAAGGTTTCATAATACTCTACCTGGGGATATACCTGCATTTCTCAAAAGATATGATACATACGCTTATATTCGATATGCTTGTGTTCAGCGGCCTGTTCAACGTCTTCATGGTGCGTGAGAGGAGGCGCTTCTGGCATTCAAGGCCCTCACGCTATCTGCTGGTTTCGATAGCGGGCGACATTGTTGGAATAAGCCTGATATCGACCTTCGGCATATTAGTAACTGGCATACCGTTCTATTCCGTATTGATCGTACTTGGCTTTGCCTTCGCTTGGATGGCGGTTCTGGATACCATCAAGAACTATCTTTTCCGCATTTATGGCCTCTGA
- the priL gene encoding DNA primase regulatory subunit PriL: MILPDRKQILDRELIRRIADTTISGSGHSDGLSEYASIRKAAFAFVESAVLGDQAYSPIENAELAFIVWILAALDENIITARTIIKARDTVEKQLRLVEHYEDLEEFGSRLGIEISVFGEQIGKDHLYRIGVADFATYASRVTGSKYRLSNQIVREGYVYVDEDVMAKVLREAFVSFMFDTLDQIRKEDAIETIKSVLDDLEKIRESYRKAHNVRMIAGKGDASMFPPCMKEIIKNLESGVNVSHMGRLALASFLHKAGYSEDEIVPYFRNAPDFDENITRYQIKHISGEISGTEYTPPKCETMRSNHLCYMDDDPLCHREWMKHPLTYYEVKRRNRKIR, from the coding sequence ATGATACTTCCGGACAGGAAACAGATACTTGACAGAGAACTGATCCGTAGGATCGCAGATACCACAATATCAGGATCCGGCCATTCCGACGGACTGTCAGAATACGCATCCATTCGGAAGGCAGCGTTTGCCTTTGTGGAGAGTGCCGTTCTGGGCGATCAGGCCTATTCCCCCATTGAGAACGCGGAACTAGCCTTCATCGTCTGGATCCTGGCTGCACTTGACGAGAACATCATAACGGCCAGAACCATCATTAAGGCGAGAGACACTGTAGAAAAGCAGTTGCGTTTGGTAGAGCATTATGAAGATCTTGAGGAGTTTGGAAGTAGGCTTGGCATAGAAATATCGGTTTTTGGCGAGCAGATCGGAAAGGACCATCTGTATAGGATCGGTGTTGCGGATTTTGCCACCTATGCAAGCAGGGTTACCGGATCGAAGTACAGGCTATCGAACCAGATCGTCAGAGAAGGTTACGTCTATGTCGATGAAGATGTGATGGCCAAGGTGTTGAGAGAGGCCTTTGTTTCCTTCATGTTCGACACACTTGATCAGATAAGGAAGGAAGACGCCATAGAAACTATAAAAAGCGTATTGGATGACCTCGAAAAGATCAGGGAAAGCTACAGAAAGGCCCACAACGTTCGGATGATCGCAGGCAAGGGCGACGCGAGCATGTTCCCGCCCTGCATGAAGGAGATCATAAAAAATCTTGAGAGCGGCGTAAATGTGTCGCACATGGGAAGGCTTGCGCTGGCCAGCTTTCTGCACAAGGCTGGCTACTCAGAAGATGAGATCGTACCCTATTTCAGGAATGCACCGGATTTTGACGAAAACATAACCAGATATCAGATAAAACACATATCTGGCGAGATATCCGGCACAGAATACACTCCGCCGAAGTGTGAGACAATGCGATCAAATCATCTGTGCTATATGGATGACGATCCTCTCTGCCACAGAGAATGGATGAAACATCCGCTTACCTATTATGAGGTCAAGAGAAGAAACCGGAAAATCAGATGA
- a CDS encoding signal recognition particle subunit SRP19/SEC65 family protein, with the protein MRCALYLQYFSRDIPRSKGRRLSKRSLANFSEERLRKILDEAGITYEVRECYYPRIPWQKTKMYILESNLKKSSIMKLIEKRL; encoded by the coding sequence ATGAGGTGTGCGCTCTACCTTCAGTATTTTTCCAGGGATATACCCAGATCGAAGGGCAGGCGTCTCTCTAAGCGTTCTCTGGCTAACTTCTCGGAGGAGAGGCTTCGCAAGATCCTTGACGAGGCCGGCATAACTTATGAGGTTAGGGAATGCTACTATCCCAGGATACCCTGGCAGAAGACAAAGATGTATATCCTGGAATCAAATCTGAAGAAGAGCTCCATCATGAAGCTAATAGAAAAAAGGCTTTAG
- the radB gene encoding DNA repair and recombination protein RadB has product MDEISLQQGVRRIQTGVGCIDALLNGGLEGGIITEIFGEGGSGKTNICMIASCSAMSQGLKVIYIDSEGLSPERFLAVCRSDISMFKLFRVYSLDDQEVAIMKASKMADRDQKIGMIVLDSFSEFFRLEKSDDRQARIAEFQRQLSLLSSVAAKKNIPVLITNQIYQDIDNGTLLPFGGFLVDHAMKAILRIEKMPDGRRRITVTKHRSVREGVSAMFRITDDGVSCEG; this is encoded by the coding sequence ATGGATGAGATCTCGCTACAGCAGGGTGTAAGGAGGATTCAAACCGGCGTAGGTTGCATCGATGCCTTACTCAATGGAGGACTGGAGGGCGGGATAATAACCGAGATCTTCGGAGAGGGTGGATCCGGAAAAACGAACATATGCATGATAGCATCATGCTCAGCGATGAGCCAGGGGCTGAAGGTTATATACATTGATTCAGAAGGGCTATCCCCTGAAAGATTCCTCGCGGTTTGCCGTTCGGATATCTCCATGTTCAAGCTCTTCAGGGTCTATTCTCTGGATGATCAGGAGGTGGCCATAATGAAAGCCTCCAAGATGGCTGACAGGGATCAGAAGATAGGCATGATCGTACTGGACTCCTTCTCGGAGTTCTTCAGGCTTGAAAAGAGCGATGACAGGCAGGCGAGGATAGCCGAATTTCAGAGGCAGCTGTCACTGCTCTCCTCCGTGGCGGCTAAGAAGAATATTCCGGTTCTGATCACTAACCAGATATATCAGGACATAGACAATGGAACGCTACTCCCGTTCGGTGGCTTCCTTGTCGATCATGCCATGAAGGCAATACTGAGGATAGAGAAGATGCCGGATGGCAGGCGAAGGATAACGGTGACAAAGCACAGATCCGTAAGGGAAGGTGTATCGGCAATGTTTCGCATAACGGATGACGGAGTTAGCTGTGAGGGATGA